A single Fundulus heteroclitus isolate FHET01 chromosome 4, MU-UCD_Fhet_4.1, whole genome shotgun sequence DNA region contains:
- the zgc:113276 gene encoding uncharacterized protein zgc:113276 isoform X2, which yields MTVEQKAKPATSESAVCRPLCVLAVDTYGEWAALWESQFTALNIPHLRSHTLVHTDPLNKNALQEFALKCNRSAELHSLPDHVQILDENAFFNDMRLGKKERRRLNVTSTLKKNLSFCLPGTKLSVDFFKEQVRRYKLDKVMVKGTVERIIPVTGDRDGMEKQEAQSTDFREAGKVEDGGRQKVRYFHVELQDGRILKARQVVLATGPTRAQMSNIPEWVKDIGESYPEGRLQHTVHLMHKLPDSEQKAPEADCQDQTETSSGQVCEAGQRVMVVGGGLASAHVVSIALQQGASHVTWVMRKHLQLKQFDVGDVESLVGRYSHVEHGIKMDGQAYLRQFYNERSLHKRLAMVRQARKGGAITPEAYIHLQPFILSGRVELKTFCQVNEASWCYRSQTWGLALSNGDRWMGDRIWLATGCKLDVKQDPLLSEVMKNFPIQVVDGWPCILESLQWTEGCPLYLMGQYTALQVGPHAVNLAGGQAASLRIAKDILHRQMQHRKQDSEMGRGKSRIEEYIQQMQGLFWL from the exons CTCTCAACATCCCTCACCTGCGCTCACATACACTGGTGCACACAGACCCTCTTAATAAG aatGCGCTTCAGGAGTTTGCTCTCAAGTGCAATCGTTCAGCAGAGCTTCACAGCCTTCCAGACCATGTCCAGATTCTGGATGAAAACGCGTTCTTCAATGATATGCGGCTCGGCAAAAAGGAGAGGCGGCGTCTGAACGTGACCTCGACCCTAAAGAAGAATTTATCCTTCTGTCTGCCGGGAACAAAACTGAGTGtcgatttttttaaagaacag GTGAGGAGATACAAATTGGACAAAGTAATGGTGAAGGGAACTGTCGAACGCATCATTCCTGTGACTGGAGACAGGGATGGGATGGAAAAGCAGGAAGCCCAGAGTACGGACTTTAGAGAGGCAGGGAAGGTGGAAGATGGAGGAAGACAGAAGGTCCGATATTTTCACGTTGAACTTCAAGACGGCCGCATCTTAAAAGCCCGGCAGGTTGTTTTGGCCACAGGTCCGACCCGTGCCCAAATGTCCAACATCCCTGAATGGGTGAAAGACATCGGGGAAAGTTATCCAGAGGGGAGATTGCAACacacagttcacctcatgcacAAGCTGCCTGACTCTGAGCAAAAAGCGCCGGAAGCAGATTGTCAAGATCAAACGGAGACTTCCTCTGGTCAAG TATGTGAGGCAGGGCAGAGAGTAATGGTAGTTGGTGGAGGTCTGGCCAGCGCTCATGTCGTCTCAATTGCCCTGCAGCAAGGGGCCAGCCATGTGACATGGGTCATGAGAAAACACCTGCAG TTGAAACAGTTTGATGTTGGAGACGTGGAGAGCCTGGTAGGCCGTTACTCCCATGTTGAGCACGGCATCAAGATGGATGGCCAGGCCTACTTACGGCAGTTCTACAACGAACGCAGCCTCCACAAACGTCTGGCTATGGTTCGGCAGGCGAGGAAAGGTGGCGCCATCACCCCAGAGGCATACATCCACCTGCAGCCTTTCATACTGAGCGGACGGGTGGAGCTGAAGACATTCTGCCAG GTGAACGAGGCCAGCTGGTGCTACAGGTCCCAAACCTGGGGTCTGGCCCTCAGCAACGGGGACCGCTGGATGGGAGACAGGATCTGGCTTGCCACCGGCTGCAAACTTGATGTCAAACAGGACCCGTTGCTTTCTGAGGTGATGAAGAATTTCCCAATCCAG GTGGTTGATGGATGGCCGTGTATATTGGAAAGCTTACAGTGGACAGAAGGATGCCCACTCTATCTGATGGGACAGTACACTGCTCTTCAG GTTGGGCCTCATGCTGTAAATCTAGCTGGCGGACAGGCTGCCAGCCTGAGAATCGCTAAGGACATCCTGCACCGTCAGATGCAGCACAGAAAACAGGACTCTGAAATGGGAAGAGGCAAATCCAGAATTGAAGAATATATTCAGCAGATGCAAGGACTTTTCTGGCTTTAA